From the Hymenobacter yonginensis genome, one window contains:
- the pafA gene encoding alkaline phosphatase PafA — translation MKKSLLLLLAATLAGSAVGQKKSATLARPKLVVGIVVDQMRYDYLYRYWSKYGSGGFRRLLGEGFSYENTHYNYVPTYTGPGHASIYTGTTPSFHGIVGNNWFERETGRGTYVTEDKTVQPVGGTAAAGQQSPRHMLTSTITDELRLATNFQSKVIGVCIKDRGSILPAGHAANGAYWYDGANGAFITSTFYQNTLPEWVTKFNAENRAAQYLDKPWETLLPIGQYTESSPDDVAWEATFKGEAKPVFPHNLPQLSGALPAPVKGALKAEGEKTAPARNLDLIRSTPFGNSLTLDFALEAVRAEQLGQRGQTDFLALSFSSTDYVGHQFGVNAIETEDTYLRLDQDLARLLDYLDRTVGKGQALVFLSADHAAAHSPGFLADHHLPGGSVGPRLMQDSIQQQLVRRHGAGQWVLSYENQQVYLNRPLIAEKKLNLRVVQDEVVDIASQLAGVNRAITADDLQKSHWESGMLMYLENGFYPKRSGDVMVVLQPGWLESYSYPVSKGTTHGSLNNYDTHVPLVFWGWRVKHGESSHPAKITDIASTLASWLHIQEPNGNTGTPLQAVLGR, via the coding sequence TTGAAAAAGAGCCTGTTATTGTTGCTGGCCGCCACGCTGGCGGGGTCTGCCGTTGGGCAGAAAAAATCCGCCACGCTGGCCCGCCCTAAGCTGGTCGTGGGCATTGTGGTGGACCAGATGCGCTACGACTACCTCTACCGCTACTGGAGCAAGTACGGCAGCGGCGGCTTCCGGCGGCTGCTGGGCGAGGGGTTCAGCTACGAAAACACCCACTACAACTACGTGCCCACCTACACCGGCCCGGGCCACGCCAGCATCTACACCGGCACCACGCCTTCGTTCCACGGCATCGTGGGCAACAACTGGTTTGAGCGCGAAACCGGCCGCGGCACCTACGTCACCGAGGACAAAACTGTGCAGCCGGTAGGCGGCACGGCTGCCGCCGGGCAGCAGAGCCCGCGCCATATGCTCACGAGCACCATCACCGACGAGCTGCGGCTGGCCACCAATTTCCAGAGCAAGGTGATTGGAGTCTGCATCAAAGACCGGGGCTCGATTCTGCCGGCCGGCCACGCCGCCAACGGCGCCTACTGGTACGACGGCGCCAACGGGGCCTTCATCACCAGCACCTTCTACCAGAACACGCTGCCCGAGTGGGTGACGAAGTTCAACGCCGAGAACCGCGCCGCCCAGTACCTGGATAAGCCCTGGGAAACGCTGTTGCCCATCGGGCAGTACACCGAAAGCTCGCCCGACGACGTGGCCTGGGAGGCGACGTTCAAGGGCGAAGCCAAGCCGGTGTTTCCGCACAACCTGCCGCAGCTGAGCGGGGCGCTGCCCGCGCCGGTGAAGGGCGCCCTCAAGGCGGAAGGCGAGAAAACCGCCCCGGCCCGCAACCTCGACCTGATCCGGAGCACGCCCTTCGGCAACTCGCTCACCCTGGACTTTGCCCTGGAAGCCGTGCGCGCCGAGCAGCTGGGCCAGCGCGGCCAGACCGATTTCCTAGCCCTGAGCTTCAGCAGCACCGACTACGTGGGGCACCAGTTCGGGGTGAATGCCATTGAAACCGAAGACACCTACCTGCGCCTCGACCAGGACCTGGCTCGCCTGCTCGACTACCTCGACCGGACCGTGGGCAAGGGCCAGGCGCTGGTGTTCCTCTCCGCCGACCACGCCGCCGCGCACTCGCCCGGTTTCCTGGCCGACCACCACCTGCCCGGCGGCTCGGTGGGCCCGCGCCTGATGCAGGATTCCATTCAGCAGCAACTGGTGCGCCGGCACGGGGCCGGCCAGTGGGTGCTCAGCTACGAAAACCAGCAGGTGTACCTCAACCGCCCGCTCATCGCCGAGAAGAAGCTGAACCTGCGCGTAGTGCAGGATGAGGTGGTGGACATTGCCAGCCAGCTGGCCGGCGTCAACCGCGCCATCACGGCCGACGATCTGCAGAAGTCGCACTGGGAAAGCGGGATGCTGATGTACCTGGAAAACGGCTTCTACCCCAAGCGCAGCGGCGACGTAATGGTAGTGCTGCAGCCGGGCTGGCTGGAGTCGTACAGCTACCCCGTGAGCAAAGGCACCACCCACGGCTCGCTCAACAACTACGACACCCACGTGCCGCTGGTGTTCTGGGGCTGGCGCGTGAAACACGGCGAGTCGAGCCACCCCGCCAAAATCACCGATATTGCGTCCACGCTGGCCAGCTGGCTCCACATTCAGGAGCCGAACGGCAATACCGGCACGCCCCTGCAGGCCGTGCTGGGCCGATAA
- a CDS encoding beta strand repeat-containing protein: MLSFYSAFRGRLLPLLAGLLLLSAGPARAQTAATRLYWVQSSTTAADDQLASSTLTGSGAAALASGNSATTFQNPSALWVDVPTSTLYVGDGAATGSTGISRFSLSGTYLNTLVAGSTAYGINAVQVVGSKVYWVQSSNTAADDKLCVINTDGTGLTVLASGAASFDNPRSLWVDAANGLIYVGDGANAATTGIRTFTLTGASPTTLVAGVPGASINGLQVAGAKLYWVQSSNTPANDQLASINLDGTNQTVLASGNSATTFANPRSLRVDVPNGAIYVGDGAVTGSTGISRFSLAGGAGSSLVAGSATVSYNGVATNEAAVAPTVTTAAAGTITGTSAVLGGNATADGGAAVSARGVVYSTTNTTPALGGTGVTQDANGTGTGNFSETITGLTAGTTYYVRAYATNSAGTSYGTVQTFSTATTVTSIVRAGTINPANASQVSFTVTFANAVSGISTSNFSVTTTGAVSGATISSLAGSGTTYTVTVNTGTGDGTLRLDLTNSTGISPTVSNVPFTGGEQYTIDKTRPAVVISSTAGASGSTTTTTPIPFTVTFAENVSGFVAGDVTVTNGSITGNVVNGTSPGTTYTFTVTPAAGGTATTVAVPANVAQDAAGNGNTAAPAAYALTYQQPTATVSSVTRLALSPTAVSTVQYRVVFSTSVTGVTVSNFSVTTTGISGASVVSTSGSGTTYTVNVNTGTGNGTLRLDVANSAGTTPTIANVPYTAGEVYTISKSFAAAPTLRIQSVGSASGNSDVTAFVDAVQVVQNGTATVVPNGLQNGSFETNNVAANTFLYQTQGVIATPWTFTGAGSGVSRNNSAFGSTAIDGGAVALLQNNDMAISQNLAVPTGNYQINFRTIQRNYTSLDQRLNVFVNDVFVGSIQPNNIPTYDTFTSASFSVTAPALTATVSSTAAATGGTTATTPIPFSVSFSQSVGTSFTATDLTVGNGSVTAGSFSGSGAGPYSFTVTPTTPGTATTVSLAAGVAQDANNTLNSASNAYSVTYVPSAPVLLAPSGTPVGLGQALTLTGSDLSSPTALTINGADALSGIISNTGSSLVVRVPVTAAASGTISLSTANGTSNSVAFQVLAAPGNALAFDGTNDVVSIPSAPALNLTTAFTIEAWINPVGTGNATQNVVCKSSQAQNTGYIFPRTDDTWASVRLWLHRGGGWSQYTIPYGPSKLGRWHHLAATYDGTTVRLYLDGEEVPNVATGSIQSGAVTTNTNPLTLGSQPGYTEFYRGKLDEVRVYNAVRTAAQIQNDMRTVPAGLPEAGLVEYLNFDQGTPATASTGNNTGLTTLYDLASAQPATLTGFALASGNTTSNYVGSLAMVVPIATAATNRQPNSFTATWTAPAVGTVTSYVLDVATNATFTAPVAGSPFTVAAPATSYTVTGLANTASTYYYRVRALAAPLADEGTFSNTITTATPLPVELTAFTATATGPQVVRLAWTTATEVNSAAFGVERSLDGVTFRTVGTVPAAGTSATPRTYSLLDQQLPAGVPVLYYRLQQLDQDGTFSYSPVRAVALSNAAPTRLTLAPNPTTGAATLRGAAAHAPVQLYDAVGRLVLTATADATGTARLVLPAGQPLGVYVVRTGAQATRLVLE, from the coding sequence ATGCTTTCTTTCTATTCTGCATTTCGCGGCCGGCTGCTGCCATTGCTGGCGGGGCTGCTGCTGCTGAGCGCCGGCCCGGCCCGCGCCCAGACGGCGGCCACCCGGCTCTACTGGGTACAGAGCAGTACCACGGCCGCCGACGACCAGCTGGCCAGCAGTACCCTCACCGGCAGCGGCGCCGCCGCGCTGGCTTCGGGCAACTCCGCCACTACCTTCCAGAATCCTAGTGCCCTGTGGGTGGACGTGCCCACCAGCACCCTCTACGTAGGCGATGGGGCCGCCACCGGCAGCACGGGCATCTCGCGCTTCTCGCTGAGCGGCACTTACCTCAACACCCTGGTAGCGGGCAGCACTGCCTATGGCATCAACGCCGTGCAGGTGGTAGGCTCCAAAGTGTACTGGGTGCAAAGCAGTAACACCGCCGCCGACGATAAGCTGTGCGTGATAAACACCGATGGCACCGGCCTGACGGTGCTGGCCTCGGGCGCCGCCAGCTTCGACAACCCCCGGTCGCTGTGGGTGGATGCCGCTAACGGCCTCATCTACGTCGGGGACGGAGCCAACGCCGCCACCACCGGCATTCGCACCTTCACGCTCACCGGCGCGTCGCCCACTACGCTAGTGGCCGGGGTACCGGGTGCCAGCATCAACGGTCTACAAGTGGCCGGTGCCAAGCTCTACTGGGTGCAGAGCAGCAATACGCCCGCCAACGACCAGCTGGCCAGCATCAACCTGGATGGCACCAACCAAACGGTGCTGGCCTCGGGCAACTCGGCCACTACCTTCGCCAACCCCCGGTCGTTGCGGGTAGACGTGCCGAACGGCGCTATCTACGTCGGCGACGGCGCGGTCACGGGCAGCACGGGTATCTCGCGCTTTTCGCTCGCGGGTGGCGCGGGCAGCTCCCTAGTAGCGGGCAGCGCCACCGTGAGCTACAACGGCGTGGCCACCAATGAGGCGGCCGTGGCACCCACCGTCACGACGGCGGCGGCCGGTACCATTACGGGCACCAGCGCCGTGCTGGGCGGCAACGCCACGGCCGACGGCGGCGCGGCCGTGTCGGCGCGCGGCGTGGTGTACAGCACCACCAACACCACGCCCGCCCTCGGCGGCACCGGTGTAACGCAGGACGCCAACGGCACGGGCACAGGCAACTTCTCTGAAACCATAACGGGGCTCACGGCCGGCACCACCTACTACGTGCGGGCCTACGCCACCAACAGCGCGGGCACCAGCTACGGCACGGTGCAGACGTTCAGCACCGCCACCACCGTCACGTCCATCGTGCGGGCCGGCACCATCAATCCCGCCAACGCCAGCCAGGTGAGCTTCACTGTGACGTTTGCCAACGCCGTGTCGGGGATATCCACCAGCAATTTCAGTGTCACGACGACTGGCGCTGTCAGCGGCGCTACCATCAGCAGCCTGGCCGGCTCGGGCACTACCTACACCGTGACGGTTAATACGGGCACGGGAGACGGCACGCTGCGGCTGGATCTGACCAACAGCACCGGCATTTCGCCCACGGTAAGCAACGTGCCCTTCACGGGCGGCGAGCAGTATACCATCGACAAGACGCGCCCCGCCGTGGTCATCAGCAGCACGGCGGGCGCCAGCGGCAGCACCACCACTACCACGCCCATTCCGTTCACAGTGACCTTCGCGGAAAACGTGAGCGGCTTCGTGGCCGGCGACGTGACCGTGACCAACGGCTCCATCACGGGCAACGTGGTGAACGGCACCAGCCCCGGCACCACGTACACCTTCACGGTGACGCCCGCCGCCGGCGGCACCGCTACCACAGTAGCCGTACCCGCCAACGTGGCCCAGGACGCGGCCGGCAACGGCAACACGGCCGCGCCTGCGGCGTACGCGCTTACTTACCAGCAGCCCACGGCCACCGTAAGCTCCGTGACGCGGCTGGCGCTGTCGCCCACGGCGGTGAGCACGGTGCAGTACCGGGTGGTGTTTAGCACCAGCGTGACCGGCGTAACGGTCAGCAACTTCAGTGTGACGACCACCGGCATCAGTGGGGCCAGCGTGGTCAGCACCAGCGGCTCGGGCACTACCTACACCGTCAACGTGAACACGGGCACGGGCAACGGCACGCTGCGCCTGGACGTGGCCAACAGCGCAGGCACCACGCCCACGATTGCGAACGTGCCCTACACCGCCGGCGAGGTATACACCATCTCCAAGAGCTTCGCGGCGGCCCCCACCCTGCGCATTCAGTCGGTGGGCAGCGCCAGCGGCAACTCCGACGTGACGGCCTTCGTGGACGCGGTGCAGGTGGTGCAAAACGGCACTGCCACTGTGGTGCCCAACGGCCTGCAGAACGGCAGCTTCGAAACCAACAACGTAGCGGCTAACACCTTTCTGTATCAGACGCAGGGGGTGATAGCCACGCCCTGGACGTTTACCGGTGCGGGGAGTGGCGTGTCGCGCAACAACAGCGCCTTCGGCTCGACGGCTATTGACGGCGGCGCGGTAGCGCTGCTGCAAAACAACGATATGGCCATCTCGCAAAACCTGGCCGTGCCTACGGGCAACTACCAGATCAACTTCCGGACCATCCAGCGCAACTACACCTCGCTCGACCAGCGCCTGAACGTGTTCGTCAACGACGTGTTCGTGGGCAGCATCCAGCCCAACAACATTCCCACGTACGATACCTTCACCTCGGCTTCGTTCAGCGTGACGGCCCCGGCCCTGACGGCCACCGTCAGTAGCACGGCCGCCGCCACGGGCGGTACCACCGCTACCACGCCGATTCCGTTCTCGGTGAGCTTCTCGCAGAGCGTAGGCACCAGCTTCACCGCCACCGACCTGACCGTGGGCAACGGCAGTGTGACTGCCGGCAGCTTTAGCGGCAGCGGCGCGGGGCCTTATTCCTTTACCGTAACACCCACTACGCCCGGCACCGCCACCACGGTGAGCCTGGCGGCCGGCGTAGCGCAGGATGCCAACAACACCCTGAACTCGGCCAGCAACGCATACAGCGTTACCTATGTCCCGTCGGCGCCGGTGCTCCTGGCTCCCTCGGGCACGCCCGTGGGGCTGGGCCAGGCCCTTACGCTCACGGGCAGTGACCTGAGCAGCCCCACGGCCCTGACAATCAACGGCGCCGACGCGCTGTCCGGCATCATCAGCAACACGGGCAGCAGCTTGGTGGTGCGGGTGCCCGTAACGGCGGCGGCCAGCGGCACCATAAGCCTGAGCACGGCCAACGGCACCAGCAACAGCGTGGCCTTCCAGGTGCTGGCTGCGCCCGGCAACGCGCTGGCCTTCGACGGCACCAACGATGTGGTGAGCATCCCGTCTGCCCCGGCCCTGAACCTGACTACGGCCTTCACCATCGAGGCCTGGATCAACCCGGTGGGCACAGGCAACGCCACGCAGAACGTGGTGTGCAAGTCGTCGCAGGCGCAAAACACCGGCTACATCTTCCCGCGCACCGACGACACCTGGGCCAGCGTGCGGCTGTGGCTGCACCGCGGCGGCGGCTGGAGCCAGTACACCATCCCGTACGGCCCAAGCAAGCTGGGCCGCTGGCACCACCTGGCCGCCACCTACGATGGCACCACCGTGCGCCTCTATCTGGATGGGGAAGAGGTGCCGAATGTCGCCACCGGCAGCATCCAGTCCGGCGCGGTAACCACCAACACCAATCCGCTCACGCTGGGCAGCCAGCCGGGCTATACTGAGTTCTACCGCGGCAAATTGGACGAGGTGCGCGTGTACAACGCGGTGCGCACGGCCGCCCAGATCCAGAACGACATGCGCACGGTGCCCGCCGGGCTGCCGGAAGCCGGGCTGGTGGAGTACCTGAACTTCGACCAGGGCACGCCGGCCACGGCCAGCACGGGCAACAATACGGGCCTGACTACGCTCTACGACCTGGCGAGTGCCCAGCCTGCCACGCTCACCGGCTTCGCGCTGGCCAGCGGCAACACCACCAGCAACTACGTGGGGAGCCTGGCGATGGTAGTGCCTATCGCCACGGCTGCCACCAACCGCCAGCCCAACAGCTTCACGGCCACCTGGACGGCCCCGGCCGTGGGCACCGTCACCAGCTATGTGCTGGACGTGGCCACCAACGCCACCTTCACGGCGCCTGTGGCTGGCTCGCCTTTCACGGTGGCGGCCCCGGCCACCAGCTACACCGTAACGGGCCTGGCCAACACGGCCAGCACCTACTACTACCGCGTGCGGGCTCTGGCAGCCCCGTTGGCCGATGAGGGCACGTTCTCCAACACCATCACCACGGCGACGCCGCTGCCCGTGGAGTTGACTGCCTTCACGGCCACGGCCACCGGCCCGCAAGTTGTGCGCCTGGCCTGGACGACGGCCACGGAAGTGAACAGCGCCGCCTTCGGGGTGGAGCGCAGCCTCGACGGCGTGACGTTCCGGACGGTGGGCACGGTGCCCGCCGCGGGCACCAGCGCCACGCCCCGCACCTACAGCCTGCTCGACCAGCAGCTGCCAGCCGGCGTGCCGGTGCTCTACTACCGCCTGCAGCAGCTCGACCAGGACGGCACGTTCAGCTACTCGCCGGTGCGCGCCGTGGCCCTGAGCAACGCGGCCCCCACGCGCCTGACGCTGGCTCCCAACCCCACCACGGGGGCAGCCACGCTGCGCGGAGCCGCCGCCCACGCCCCCGTGCAGCTCTATGACGCCGTGGGCCGCCTGGTGCTGACGGCCACCGCCGACGCCACCGGCACGGCCCGCTTGGTGTTGCCCGCCGGGCAGCCGCTGGGCGTGTACGTGGTGCGCACCGGTGCGCAGGCCACGCGCCTCGTGCTGGAGTAG
- the atpG gene encoding ATP synthase F1 subunit gamma → MASLKEVRNRIVSVQSTQQITKAMKMVAAAKLRRAQDNILRMRPYAQRLNSILTNLTAQVGDDVVSEYAEQREVSRVLVIAITSDRGLAGAFNSNVFKGVNALVQERYAAQAAAGNVAYMAIGKKSHDYFSRRGAVVGNYTHVFGKLSFDTVREAAEQAMDGFRAGQYDEVVMVYNEFRNVATQIIRTEQLLPLVPAEPNPTAVQTSNVDYIFEPSKEEIVQTLIPQSLKVQLYKAVLESNASEHGARMTAMEKATENAGELLKSLKLTYNRTRQAAITTEILEIVGGAEALAASR, encoded by the coding sequence ATGGCTAGCTTAAAAGAAGTCCGTAACCGCATCGTATCGGTGCAAAGCACGCAGCAGATCACCAAAGCCATGAAAATGGTGGCGGCGGCTAAGCTGCGGCGGGCGCAGGACAACATCCTGCGTATGCGCCCCTACGCGCAGCGGCTCAACAGCATCCTGACGAATCTGACGGCCCAGGTCGGCGACGACGTGGTGAGCGAATACGCCGAGCAGCGCGAGGTGAGCCGGGTACTGGTGATTGCCATTACCTCGGACCGCGGCCTGGCCGGTGCGTTCAACAGCAACGTGTTCAAGGGCGTGAATGCCCTGGTACAGGAGCGCTACGCCGCGCAGGCCGCCGCCGGCAACGTCGCCTACATGGCTATCGGCAAGAAGTCGCACGACTACTTCAGCCGCCGTGGGGCAGTGGTAGGCAACTACACGCACGTGTTCGGCAAGCTGTCGTTTGACACGGTGCGCGAAGCGGCCGAGCAGGCCATGGACGGCTTCCGGGCCGGCCAATACGACGAGGTGGTGATGGTCTACAACGAGTTCCGCAACGTGGCCACGCAGATCATCCGGACGGAGCAGCTGCTGCCGCTGGTGCCAGCCGAGCCTAACCCGACCGCCGTGCAGACCTCGAACGTGGATTACATCTTCGAGCCCTCGAAAGAGGAAATCGTGCAGACCCTGATTCCTCAGTCGCTGAAGGTGCAGCTGTATAAAGCTGTACTGGAAAGCAACGCTTCGGAGCACGGCGCCCGCATGACGGCAATGGAGAAGGCCACCGAAAATGCCGGTGAGCTGCTCAAGTCGCTGAAGCTGACCTACAACCGGACGCGTCAGGCCGCCATTACCACCGAGATTCTCGAAATCGTGGGTGGTGCGGAAGCCCTGGCTGCCAGCCGGTAA
- a CDS encoding HAD family hydrolase: MPTPALPYALLFDMDGVLIDNTPEQARAFQLLFRDLGLTTNARRLLRRLNGMPASEILATVFTNPVPKKQLEEYAAQRELLYRVLYWNKRREVAGLTAFLQAARAAGFRIGLGTGSGEDTIGYILDHLGLRRYFDVIVGKDDVQHGKPHPDTYLTTARKLGIPPERCVVLEDAVLGEQAAYRAGMRCVAVGTSLKAADFQAPLAYIKDFTELTPEHLLELLEQHPDAPKPRKP; encoded by the coding sequence ATGCCTACGCCTGCCCTCCCCTACGCCCTGCTCTTCGACATGGACGGCGTGCTCATCGACAACACGCCCGAGCAGGCCCGAGCCTTCCAGCTGCTCTTCCGTGACCTGGGCCTCACCACCAACGCCCGCCGACTGCTGCGCCGCCTCAACGGCATGCCGGCCTCCGAGATTCTGGCTACGGTCTTCACCAATCCCGTCCCGAAGAAGCAGCTCGAAGAATACGCCGCCCAGCGCGAGCTGCTCTACCGGGTGCTTTACTGGAACAAGCGCCGCGAGGTGGCCGGCCTCACCGCGTTTCTGCAGGCCGCCCGCGCTGCCGGCTTCCGCATCGGCCTGGGCACCGGCTCCGGCGAGGACACCATCGGCTACATCCTCGACCACCTGGGCCTACGCCGCTACTTCGATGTGATAGTAGGCAAGGACGACGTGCAGCACGGCAAGCCCCACCCCGACACCTACCTCACCACGGCCCGCAAGCTCGGCATCCCGCCCGAGCGGTGCGTGGTGCTAGAAGATGCCGTACTGGGCGAACAGGCCGCCTACCGGGCCGGCATGCGCTGCGTGGCCGTGGGCACCTCCCTCAAAGCCGCCGACTTTCAGGCGCCATTAGCCTACATCAAGGATTTCACGGAGCTGACGCCCGAGCACCTGCTGGAGCTGCTGGAACAGCACCCCGACGCGCCGAAGCCCCGCAAGCCCTAG
- the atpA gene encoding F0F1 ATP synthase subunit alpha: MAEVRPDEVSAILREQLSNFKTEAELEEVGTVLQVGDGVARIYGLGKAQSGELLEFENGLQALVLNLEEDNVGAVMLGDYSEIREGATVRRTNKIASIQVGEGIVGRVVNTLGQPIDGRGPIQGQTYDMPLERKAPGVIFRQPVTEPMQTGIKAIDAMIPIGRGQRELIIGDRQTGKSTVAIDTILNQREFYERGEPVFCIYVAVGQKASTVAQVVNALTKGGAMDYTVVVSASASDPAPMQFFAPFTGAAIGEFFRDTGRPALVVYDDLSKQAVAYREVSLLLRRPPGREAYPGDVFYLHSRLLERAAKINASDTIAKDMNDLPDSIKHLVKGGGSLTALPLIETQAGDVSAYIPTNVISITDGQIFLETNLFNSGIRPAINVGISVSRVGGNAQIKSMKKVAGTLKLDQAQFRELEAFAKFGSDLDASTKLTIERGRRNLEILKQPQFSPQRVEDQVAVIYAATNGLLDQVPVNKVREFEKEFVQVLNTRHPEVLQGLKAGKLDDTITGAIRQVAKDLSAVYASK, from the coding sequence ATGGCAGAAGTACGTCCGGATGAAGTATCCGCCATTCTGCGGGAGCAGTTGTCCAACTTCAAAACCGAAGCCGAACTCGAAGAGGTTGGTACGGTATTGCAGGTTGGCGACGGTGTAGCCCGCATCTACGGCCTGGGCAAAGCCCAGTCGGGGGAATTGCTCGAATTTGAAAACGGCCTGCAGGCCTTGGTGCTCAACCTTGAAGAAGACAACGTAGGTGCCGTAATGCTCGGCGACTACAGCGAAATCCGCGAGGGCGCCACGGTGCGCCGCACCAATAAGATTGCCTCCATTCAGGTAGGCGAGGGCATCGTGGGCCGCGTGGTAAACACGCTGGGCCAGCCCATCGACGGCCGCGGCCCTATCCAGGGCCAGACCTACGATATGCCCCTGGAGCGCAAAGCACCCGGTGTAATCTTCCGTCAGCCCGTAACGGAGCCGATGCAGACCGGTATTAAGGCTATCGACGCCATGATTCCGATTGGCCGTGGCCAGCGCGAGCTGATCATCGGTGACCGTCAGACGGGTAAGTCGACGGTAGCTATTGACACCATCCTCAACCAGCGCGAGTTCTATGAGCGCGGCGAGCCGGTTTTCTGCATCTACGTAGCCGTAGGCCAGAAAGCCTCCACCGTGGCCCAGGTAGTAAACGCCCTGACCAAGGGTGGTGCTATGGACTACACCGTAGTGGTTTCAGCTTCGGCCTCTGACCCCGCTCCGATGCAGTTCTTCGCGCCCTTCACGGGTGCCGCCATCGGCGAGTTCTTCCGCGACACGGGCCGTCCGGCTCTGGTAGTGTACGATGACTTGTCGAAGCAGGCTGTGGCCTACCGCGAGGTGTCGCTGCTGCTGCGTCGTCCTCCCGGACGTGAGGCATACCCTGGTGACGTGTTCTACCTGCACAGCCGCCTGCTGGAGCGTGCCGCGAAGATCAACGCTTCCGATACCATCGCCAAGGACATGAACGATCTGCCGGACAGCATCAAGCACTTGGTGAAAGGTGGTGGCTCGCTGACCGCTCTTCCACTCATCGAAACCCAGGCCGGTGACGTTTCGGCGTACATCCCAACCAACGTAATTTCGATTACGGACGGCCAGATCTTCCTCGAAACCAACTTGTTCAACTCCGGTATCCGCCCTGCTATCAACGTAGGTATCTCGGTATCGCGCGTGGGTGGTAACGCCCAGATCAAGTCGATGAAGAAAGTGGCTGGTACGCTGAAGCTCGATCAGGCCCAGTTCCGCGAACTGGAAGCCTTCGCCAAGTTCGGCTCCGACCTCGATGCCTCGACCAAGCTCACCATCGAGCGTGGCCGTCGTAACCTCGAAATCCTGAAGCAGCCCCAGTTCTCGCCCCAGCGCGTGGAAGATCAGGTGGCCGTTATCTACGCCGCTACCAACGGTCTGCTCGACCAGGTGCCCGTAAATAAGGTGCGCGAGTTTGAGAAGGAGTTTGTGCAGGTACTCAACACCCGCCACCCCGAGGTGCTGCAGGGTCTGAAAGCTGGTAAGCTCGACGACACCATCACCGGCGCCATCCGCCAGGTTGCCAAAGACCTGTCGGCGGTATACGCTTCGAAGTAA
- the atpH gene encoding ATP synthase F1 subunit delta, with protein sequence MSELRVASRYAKSLLDLAEEQGTLEQVKDDMDLFNKTLTESRDLRLLLRNPIVKHDKKLAILRAVFGGKVSNLTEKFFTIVTQKNRESALEFIGAEFLTQYNSLRGVQLAEVTTAMPLTPALRTELESLVRQQTGLQQVTLTEKVDASLIGGFVLRVGDRLLDDSVSFRLRKLRTEFSKNPYQSQL encoded by the coding sequence ATGTCTGAACTACGAGTTGCCTCCCGCTATGCCAAGTCGTTGCTCGATTTGGCCGAGGAGCAGGGTACGCTGGAGCAGGTGAAGGACGACATGGACTTGTTCAACAAGACGTTGACCGAGAGCCGCGACCTGCGCCTGTTGCTGCGCAACCCCATCGTCAAGCACGACAAGAAGCTGGCCATCCTGCGCGCCGTATTCGGGGGCAAGGTGTCGAACCTCACCGAGAAGTTCTTCACCATCGTCACCCAGAAAAACCGCGAAAGCGCGCTGGAATTTATTGGTGCCGAGTTTCTGACCCAATACAACAGCCTGCGCGGTGTGCAGCTGGCCGAAGTCACGACGGCTATGCCGCTGACGCCGGCCCTGCGCACGGAGCTGGAGTCGCTGGTTCGCCAGCAGACCGGCCTCCAGCAGGTGACCCTCACCGAGAAGGTGGACGCTTCGCTGATTGGCGGCTTCGTGCTGCGCGTCGGCGACCGGCTCCTCGACGACTCTGTGAGCTTCCGGTTGCGCAAGCTGCGCACCGAATTCTCGAAGAACCCCTACCAATCTCAACTATAA
- a CDS encoding phage tail protein: MRLNATPKTLNAASAPLTPASANQERRGWLKKLGAALGLGIMAGPAAAARGTRGTLGVQGPDGDYIGQIILFAGSNWQLQNYLPCNGQLLPINQYTALFSVIGPTYGGNGRDNFALPDLRGRVPMGAGQGPGLSNYNVGQAGGTETVTLTAGNLPTHTHWLNVAAGAATTATASGNFPAAATGQTAGGENLLVNSFNTAGGAIANSAAISPAGSSLPYLNMPPHLAMTYYICVNGYYPVRS; this comes from the coding sequence ATGCGTCTGAACGCTACTCCCAAAACCCTGAACGCAGCTTCCGCGCCGCTCACCCCGGCTTCGGCCAACCAGGAACGCCGCGGCTGGCTGAAAAAGCTGGGCGCCGCCCTGGGCCTGGGCATCATGGCCGGCCCCGCCGCCGCCGCCCGCGGCACCCGTGGTACCCTCGGGGTGCAGGGGCCCGACGGGGACTATATTGGGCAAATCATCCTGTTCGCCGGCTCCAACTGGCAGCTTCAGAACTACCTGCCCTGCAACGGGCAATTGTTGCCGATTAATCAATACACGGCGCTATTCTCCGTCATTGGCCCCACCTATGGCGGCAACGGCCGAGATAACTTCGCATTGCCCGACCTGCGCGGGCGGGTGCCGATGGGCGCGGGCCAGGGGCCGGGCTTATCCAACTACAACGTCGGCCAGGCGGGCGGCACCGAGACGGTCACGCTGACCGCTGGTAATCTGCCCACGCACACCCACTGGCTGAACGTGGCGGCCGGGGCAGCCACCACGGCCACGGCCAGCGGCAACTTTCCGGCCGCCGCCACCGGCCAGACCGCCGGGGGCGAAAACCTGCTGGTGAACAGCTTTAATACCGCCGGCGGCGCTATCGCCAACTCGGCTGCCATCAGTCCCGCCGGCAGCAGCCTACCCTACCTCAACATGCCGCCCCACCTGGCCATGACCTACTATATCTGCGTGAACGGCTATTACCCGGTGCGGAGCTAA